In Thermodesulfovibrio aggregans, the following proteins share a genomic window:
- the truA gene encoding tRNA pseudouridine(38-40) synthase TruA, giving the protein MAHIKMIIQYDGTNYFGWQSQKKGQTIQGKIEEILYKILKKPIKIRGAGRTDAGVHALAQVASFKADLKISLSVLKKVLNSLLPKDIRIINLEEVDDHFHPQYSVKRKSYIYYLCIDEECSCFIQRYVWHYPRKLNLDLIDEALSLFKGTKDFTAFSGSTDVKNRVRTVYDFTMQKLDSLSFMDMQINGSFIKFRIEADGFLRYMVRNIVGCIVEVGREKLSIDAIRKAFNSGERPSSMQTAPPHGLFLEEIYY; this is encoded by the coding sequence ATGGCTCATATTAAAATGATAATTCAATATGATGGAACCAACTACTTTGGATGGCAGAGTCAGAAAAAGGGGCAAACTATTCAGGGAAAAATTGAAGAGATTCTCTACAAAATTCTTAAAAAGCCGATCAAAATTCGTGGAGCTGGAAGAACAGATGCAGGTGTGCATGCTCTTGCACAGGTTGCTTCATTTAAAGCTGATCTTAAAATATCTTTGAGTGTTCTTAAAAAAGTCTTGAATTCTCTTCTGCCTAAAGACATAAGGATAATCAATCTTGAAGAAGTTGATGATCATTTTCATCCCCAATATTCAGTAAAAAGAAAATCTTACATCTACTATTTATGCATTGATGAAGAGTGTTCCTGTTTCATACAAAGATATGTGTGGCATTATCCAAGAAAACTTAATTTAGATTTGATAGATGAAGCTCTATCTTTATTTAAAGGGACAAAAGACTTTACAGCTTTTTCAGGTAGTACTGATGTAAAAAATAGAGTAAGAACCGTCTATGATTTTACAATGCAAAAACTTGACAGTCTAAGTTTTATGGATATGCAAATAAATGGAAGTTTTATCAAATTCAGGATAGAAGCAGATGGTTTTTTAAGATACATGGTGAGAAACATAGTTGGATGCATTGTAGAAGTTGGCAGAGAAAAACTGAGTATTGATGCAATTCGAAAAGCTTTTAATTCAGGGGAAAGACCATCTTCTATGCAGACAGCCCCTCCCCATGGACTTTTTTTGGAGGAAATATATTACTGA
- a CDS encoding TraR/DksA family transcriptional regulator has protein sequence MKIDQERKDRLKKMLNKMKEQILKEAREEMKKFQTGEKRQIVEAVMDDADLSAIDLSEDISLKQLSTHRDILKKIEEALRKIEEGTYGICEMCGDEIPEERLKILPFAIYCRDCQEKIEMMEKFEGEESQ, from the coding sequence ATGAAAATTGATCAGGAAAGAAAAGATAGATTAAAAAAAATGCTCAACAAGATGAAGGAGCAGATTCTAAAGGAAGCTCGTGAAGAGATGAAAAAATTTCAAACTGGAGAAAAACGCCAGATTGTTGAGGCAGTAATGGATGATGCTGATTTAAGTGCCATTGATCTTTCAGAAGACATAAGCTTGAAACAGTTAAGCACACACAGAGATATTCTTAAAAAAATTGAGGAAGCTCTAAGAAAAATTGAAGAAGGTACTTATGGAATATGCGAGATGTGCGGAGATGAAATTCCTGAGGAAAGACTCAAAATTCTTCCATTTGCCATATACTGCAGAGACTGTCAGGAAAAAATTGAAATGATGGAAAAATTTGAAGGTGAGGAATCTCAGTAA